In Heyndrickxia vini, the sequence TAAAAATTGCTCAATGTCAATCGAGGTTGTTGCTTCTAAATGGGCAAGTGTCACGTCATATAATCGCTCATATAATGGCTTATTTACCTCCATTAGACGATCAATACGTTCTTTTATCCTATTCATTAAGGAAACAATGGCTTCTTTATACAGTTCGGATTTTGAATCAAAGTAATAGTAAACAGTTGCTTTCGTAACACCCGCATTGAGGGCAACATCATCGACGGAAACATTTTGGTACCCGTTGTCAATGAATAAACGTGCCGCGGTTTGCAAAATTAATTGATTTCGTGGAATATCATTACTTTTTACTTTTGGTCTCCCAAGTGGGCGATGTTGTTTCTTTTTCATCATTTGAATAGCTCCTAATATATAATAAGTTTAGTTTGATAATTAACTGACCAGTATATATAATTATTTACATGTTAGCTTATAGCATTTACTTTAAAATCATATCATTAATTTTAAAATGATTGTCACAAACGATTGAGATCATCGCTATGTTAACAAATGCCACTGAATAAATAAATTTATGATTAACAAAAGAAGGAGGGATATTGTAAATGAAAAAATTTTTCCTGCGTTTTGTCGAAGCAAGCTCCAGTCGAAAGGGAAGATGGATTACACTTGCAATTTGGGTCCTATTAGTAGGTGTGCTTTCTTCTATTTTTCCGATTGTTAATAAGGTAACAGACAATGGTGCAGAAAATTTACCTGATAGCAAAATGTCTATCCAAGCTGAAAAGATTGCAAAACAGCAATTTCCTAATGAAACAGGGACCCCATTATTAGTTGTATGGTATCGGGATGGAGGACTCGTAAATCAAGATTATCAATTAATCTCAAAGCTTTATAATAAGCTGGAACAAGATCCACTTACCTATCAAAATTTTATCCCGCCATTAGGGAAGATGCCACCTCAAGCTTTAACGGCATCCGCATCTGAAGATGGCACATCCATTGTAACCCCTATTTTTATGAAAAAAGATGCGAGTACAGATGAGTTAAAAGACAATTTAAAGGAATTGAAAACGTATTATCAACAACTAGGTTCGGAAAAGGTTCTAGATAAAAAGCTTTCAAAATCCGGTCTTCATGTACGTTTTACAGGGCCGGTAGGGATCTCAACGGATGCTTCGGCGCTTTTTAGTCAGGCAGATATTAAGTTGCTCATTGCAACCGTCATGTTAGTGTTGGTCTTGCTCATTCTTCTTTATCGTTCACCAATTCTTGCAATCATCCCGCTAATCGGAGTAGGATTTGCATATGGTGTCACAAGCCCAATTCTTGGACTTTTGGCGAAAGAGGGAATCATTACGGTTGATTCACAAGCTGTTTCTATCATGACCGTTTTACTGTTCGGAGCCGGAACTGATTATTGTTTGTTTTTAGTATCAAAATATCGAGAATACTTGCTTGTGGAAGATGATAAGTTTAAGGCGCTTCAACAGGCAATTAGACATTCCGGTGGAGCGATATTAGTTAGTGCAATTACGGTCGTATTAAGTTTATGTACATTACTGCTAGCGCAATTTGGTTCGTATCACCGTTTTGCGGTACCTTTTAGCTTAGTTATTCTCATTATGGGGATGGCGGCATTAACATTATTGCCGGCATTGCTCTCTATTTTCGGCAGAGGTGCCTTTTATCCATTTATCCCGAGAACAGAAGCAATGACCCGTGAATTCGAAAAGAAAAAAGGAAAGACAATTAGAAAACGTACGGCACATAGCCGGTTTAGCATAAAGCTTGGAAACTGGGTTACTGGCAGGCCGTGGACAGTCATTTTGACAAGTGTCATCATTTTAGGAGTGCTTGCCTGCTTTACACCGCGTATTCAATACACACAAAACTTATTAGATTCTTTTCCTAAAGATATGGCTTCCCGTGAAGGGTTCGATATCATGGCAGATCATTTTTCACCGGGGGAGTTAGCACCTGTTCAGGTCATTGTCGACACGGAAGGAAAAAGCATTGACTTGAAGGAGAGACTAAACAAGCTTTCTTTTGTGGATAGTGTTTCTGAGCCAACAAAAGGGAAGAAGAATGAACATTATTTATCATACAATGTGGACCTTTCTATTAATCCGTATGATACAAAAGCGGTTCAATCGATTCCAGATGTAAAAAAACAGGTCGAAGTGGCGTTAAAAGAAGCTGGAATTTCACCAGATAAACATTACTGGATTGGCGGTGAAACATCAGGTCTTTATGATACTGAATCAACAACTGCTCGGGATATGAAAGTAATTGTTCCAGTTGTAATTGTGATTATCGCTGCATTATTGCTTATGTATTTACGTTCCATTGTGGCAATGGTTTATTTAATTTTAACCGTGTTACTTTCTTATGTGTCAGCCCTTGGTGCAGGCTGGCTGCTCATTCATTATGGGATGGGAATTCCGGCGATACAAGGCTTAATTCCGTTGTATGCCTTTGTCTTCCTTGTCGCATTGGGAGAAGATTATAATATATTCATGATCTCAAGCATATGGAAAAATCGCAGAACCCAGCCGCATCGACAAGCCATTGCAAATGGTGTCACAGAAACAAGTAGTGTAATAACATCAGCAGGGCTTATTCTCGCAGGTACGTTCGCCGTATTAGCTACTTTACCAATACAAGTATTATTACAATTCGGCATCATAACCGCGATCGGTGTCCTACTGGACACATTCATCGTCCGACCATTACTCGTCCCTGCCATCACAACAGTCCTTGGCAAATACGCCTTCTGGCCGGGAAAACCATGGAGAAAAAAAGAAAAACAAGGTGCCTGACACCATTTATTCATTTTTTCGCATAATTATTGCGAAATTTGTATAAATGGTGCCTGGCACCTTTTTTTATATATTTTTAAAGAGGAATTCATAGAATGGTAGAGAATATATTGGTCAATGGGGGTGAGGGTGTGTCATTGTATGAGCGGTATGAGAGGGTTTTTGCTCATGTGCCGAGGCCGTTTGCTTTTTTAGATATGGATCATTTGGATGCGAATATTGCGTATGTCCAGCGATATTTACGAGACAAGAAAATTAGAATTGCCACGAAGTCTGTTCGATCACTAGGGGTATTAAAGTACATTGCAAACCATTTTCCAAGTTTCACAGGTTGGATGACCTTTTCGGTAAGCGAAACAGTATTCTTATTGAAAAATGGCTTTGACGACTGCTTGCTCGGTTACCCGACGGTAGAAACGGAGGAAATTCTGCAGCTGCTTCCATACATGCGTGTCGGTAAAAAAGTCATATTCATGGTCGATTCTCTTGAAACATGGGAAAGGCTACAGCAAATTGGAAAACAACATGAAATTGTGTTCTCTATTTGTCTAGATATCAACGTTTCTACTAATTTTCCATTTCTATACTTTGGTACAAAACGATCTCCATTAACCGAAAAAGTAGCATTGAGTGATTTGTTGAAAAAAGGTCTTACCCTTAAGAATACGAGGGTAGTAGGGGTTATGGGGTATGAAGCGCAAATTGCTGGTGTTGGAGATAGACCGCACGAAAAATGGAAAAGAGGAATAATGCCAACATTGAAAAAAGCATCAACAAAGGAAGTTTCAAAGTGGCGAAAAGCTGCCGTAGAGATGACTGAACAAATAGCAGGTAAGTTGGAATTTGTTAATGGAGGGGGATCAGGAAGCTTGTTGTGGACAGCCGAACAAGAGGAAGTCACGGAAATAACGGTCGGTTCGGCTTTTTATTTTCCAGCATTATTCGATCAACATCACTCCCTCCCACTAAAACCAGCAGCAGGATTCGGACTTCGTGTAACACGGCAACCGGAACAAAGAATCATCGTCTGTCATGGCGGAGGATACACCGCATCTGGCGCACTAAGTACAGATAAATTCCCTCAAGTCTATCTACCAAAAGGCTTACACTATCTTACGAATGAAGGACCAGGGGAGGTTCAGACACCTTTAAAAGCAACAGATCAAATTCCAGCGATCGGTGATACGGTTTATTTCCGCCACGCAAAAGCCGGAGAACTTTGTGAACGGTTCCAACTATTACACACTTGTCGTGGAGATCAGCTTGAAGGACAATTTCGAACATATCGGGGGGAAGGGGAATGTTTTCTTTAAAAACACTGCAAACAAAGAAGCAATGGTCAAATTGGGCAGAAACGGCACAAGGTTCATTCGAGCAATTTTTCACACCTCACAATACAGAAGAATTACAATCCTTAGTGGAAACAGCCTATAAAAATGGAAAGAGAATTCGCGTAATTGGTGCTAGTCACTCATTCAGCCCCATCGCTTTACCGGAAGAAATTTGTATTAGCTTACACGAAATGCGTGGATTAGATTCGGTTGACGCAGCGAGTGGAGAAGCGACTTTTTGGGGTGGCACCTATCTATACGAAATCGGCCCAATATTAAAAGAACATGGACTTGCGCTTGAAAATATGGGCGATATTCAGGAACAAACAATTGCAGGAGCAGTTTCAACAGGGACACATGGGACGGGAATCACTCTTGGTTCGATTTCAAACCAGGTCGCCAGTTGGGAATGGATTGATGGCACAGGCACCTATCATAAACATCGCCGCTTAAACGAAGAGGACCCTTTAGCCAATTCCTTGCAAGTTTCCCTAGGGCTATTAGGAATTCTTGTAAAAGTTACACTAAAAGTGCTCCCTTTATATAGCTTAAAAGTTACAACCTTTCGTGCAACCATTGAGGAGGGATTGGCAAATTGGAAAAGCGATCTGTCACATTTCCGTCATCTGGAATGGTTTTGGTTTCCGGGAACAAACCTAATCCAGGTAAAGCAAATGGAACTCATTCCACCTGAACCACAGAAAAAATGGGAAAAGACAGTCTCATCCATTAGTAAAACTGTGATCGACAATCAAGCCTATTATGTTTT encodes:
- a CDS encoding TetR/AcrR family transcriptional regulator, translating into MMKKKQHRPLGRPKVKSNDIPRNQLILQTAARLFIDNGYQNVSVDDVALNAGVTKATVYYYFDSKSELYKEAIVSLMNRIKERIDRLMEVNKPLYERLYDVTLAHLEATTSIDIEQFLRESKTDLSNEQIQEMKEAEKKIYESIEYAFSDAVTKGEISSINITFATQAYLALIKVGNYKQQDGSGLFSTAEKSAETILTFFWKGLFGTND
- a CDS encoding MMPL family transporter; translation: MKKFFLRFVEASSSRKGRWITLAIWVLLVGVLSSIFPIVNKVTDNGAENLPDSKMSIQAEKIAKQQFPNETGTPLLVVWYRDGGLVNQDYQLISKLYNKLEQDPLTYQNFIPPLGKMPPQALTASASEDGTSIVTPIFMKKDASTDELKDNLKELKTYYQQLGSEKVLDKKLSKSGLHVRFTGPVGISTDASALFSQADIKLLIATVMLVLVLLILLYRSPILAIIPLIGVGFAYGVTSPILGLLAKEGIITVDSQAVSIMTVLLFGAGTDYCLFLVSKYREYLLVEDDKFKALQQAIRHSGGAILVSAITVVLSLCTLLLAQFGSYHRFAVPFSLVILIMGMAALTLLPALLSIFGRGAFYPFIPRTEAMTREFEKKKGKTIRKRTAHSRFSIKLGNWVTGRPWTVILTSVIILGVLACFTPRIQYTQNLLDSFPKDMASREGFDIMADHFSPGELAPVQVIVDTEGKSIDLKERLNKLSFVDSVSEPTKGKKNEHYLSYNVDLSINPYDTKAVQSIPDVKKQVEVALKEAGISPDKHYWIGGETSGLYDTESTTARDMKVIVPVVIVIIAALLLMYLRSIVAMVYLILTVLLSYVSALGAGWLLIHYGMGIPAIQGLIPLYAFVFLVALGEDYNIFMISSIWKNRRTQPHRQAIANGVTETSSVITSAGLILAGTFAVLATLPIQVLLQFGIITAIGVLLDTFIVRPLLVPAITTVLGKYAFWPGKPWRKKEKQGA
- a CDS encoding alanine racemase, coding for MSLYERYERVFAHVPRPFAFLDMDHLDANIAYVQRYLRDKKIRIATKSVRSLGVLKYIANHFPSFTGWMTFSVSETVFLLKNGFDDCLLGYPTVETEEILQLLPYMRVGKKVIFMVDSLETWERLQQIGKQHEIVFSICLDINVSTNFPFLYFGTKRSPLTEKVALSDLLKKGLTLKNTRVVGVMGYEAQIAGVGDRPHEKWKRGIMPTLKKASTKEVSKWRKAAVEMTEQIAGKLEFVNGGGSGSLLWTAEQEEVTEITVGSAFYFPALFDQHHSLPLKPAAGFGLRVTRQPEQRIIVCHGGGYTASGALSTDKFPQVYLPKGLHYLTNEGPGEVQTPLKATDQIPAIGDTVYFRHAKAGELCERFQLLHTCRGDQLEGQFRTYRGEGECFL
- a CDS encoding D-arabinono-1,4-lactone oxidase, which gives rise to MFSLKTLQTKKQWSNWAETAQGSFEQFFTPHNTEELQSLVETAYKNGKRIRVIGASHSFSPIALPEEICISLHEMRGLDSVDAASGEATFWGGTYLYEIGPILKEHGLALENMGDIQEQTIAGAVSTGTHGTGITLGSISNQVASWEWIDGTGTYHKHRRLNEEDPLANSLQVSLGLLGILVKVTLKVLPLYSLKVTTFRATIEEGLANWKSDLSHFRHLEWFWFPGTNLIQVKQMELIPPEPQKKWEKTVSSISKTVIDNQAYYVLSEICRRNPKRTQWVSEFSAKNIPNRTEKGYSYELFATPRKVKFYETEIAIPIESFPECLDELTSGLKDNPFFVHFPIEIRFVKGESGYLNPNHQQDSAFLAFHMYKGMPYKPYFEWVWNVMEKYNGRPHWGKMNQLTEEKVQELYPKWGSFLEERERYDSNRMYVNKYFRGLIK